Proteins co-encoded in one Macrobrachium rosenbergii isolate ZJJX-2024 chromosome 54, ASM4041242v1, whole genome shotgun sequence genomic window:
- the LOC136834706 gene encoding zinc finger CCHC domain-containing protein 10-like, with product MALNKLQDEKKEALPSNESTSAVGHIREPLKNKEIDCGVRECEGNDYIQSSSSTSSSSSSSSSSSSSSSMSSDNELDSDDSVADKHYIPDYEEDTDSADDDQPSENITVGAEVEVATVMNESPNVGAEVAAVLDENPNAIERSVFTKMCRYWLVHPKRIKEKGVS from the exons ATGGCATTAAACAAACtgcaagatgaaaagaaagaagctCTTCCATCTAACGAAAGTACCTCAGCAGTAG GCCACATCCGTGAACCTTTGAAGAACAAGGAAATTGATTGTGGCGTTCGAGAGTGTGAAGGTAACGATTACATACAATCTTCATCCTCTACATCATCCTCGTCaagttcttcatcttcatcatcaagtAGCTCTTCTATGTCTTCTGACAACGAACTAGATTCGGATGATTCTGTAGCAGATAAGCATTATATTCCAGACTATGAAGAAGATACAGACAGTGCTGATGATGACCAGCCCTCTGAAAATATTACCGTTGGTGCAGAAGTTGAAGTAGCAACAGTCATGAATGAGTCTCCAAACGTTGGTGCAGAAGTTGCTGCAGTCCTGGACGAGAATCCAAACGCAATTGAGAGATCGGTATTCACGAAAATGTGCCGATATTGGTTAGTCCATCCAAAAAGGATTAAAGAGAAAGGCGTGTCCTGA